The Brasilonema sennae CENA114 genome includes a region encoding these proteins:
- a CDS encoding phosphoenolpyruvate carboxylase, with protein sequence MNYLLYSFTQAVNIYPASDLFLRHRLQVVEELWESVLRQECGQKMVDLLRQLQDLCSPEGQAINDQASSVFKLIEQLNINETIRAARAFALYFQLINIIEQDNEQKQQLIRYEVETESTTQETLPDFICSSNQEEAENPVNSGLGADLLTKSWQANSNNKRKGTFASLLPYLFNLNVPPQQIQRLIAQLDVQLVFTAHPTEIVRHTIRDKQRRVVKLLQQLDVVEKRSTNGSPSWEVEEVQEQLLEEIRLWWRTDELHQFKPSVLDEVDYALHYFQEVLFDSIPHLHKRLKHALSSTFPWLEPPGKNFCKFGSWVGADRDGNPSVTPEITWQTACYQRNIVLEKYIKSVRQLINLLSLSLHWSDILPDLLESLELEQSQLSEVYEQLALRFRQEPYRLKLSYVLKRLENTRDRNLALYKREPLKNENIPIYHSGADFLAELRLIEHNLTETGLSCRELEHLICQVEIFGFNLTHLDIRQESTRHSDALNEILEYLGVLKVPYDELSEQERTAWLVEELQTRRPLIPAELPFSEKTNDVIQTLRMVRSLQQEFGHHICQTYIISMCRQVSDVLEVLLLAKEAGLYDPGTAIGSIQVVPLFETVEDLQRSTSVMRELFTLPLYRALLAGGYKAGEQEAGSREQGAGETALREGFQRQIPLSGNPPSVLAPPQATANPKGKEITPSSPLTPNLQEVMLGYSDSNKDSGFLSSNWEIHKAQKALQKIAEEYGVNLRIFHGRGGSVGRGGGPSYEAILAQPGHSINGRIKITEQGEVLASKYSLPDLALYNLETISSAVIQASLLRTGFDDIQPWNEIMEELAARSRVHYRNLIYEQPDFIDFFHQVTPIEEISQLQISSRPARRPSGKKDLTSLRAIPWVFSWTQTRFLLPSWYGVGTALQEFLNEEPEEHLKLLRYFYIKWPFFKMVISKAEMTLAKVDLQMAQQYVQQLSNPEDKPRFEQVFEQIASEYYLTRGLVLQITGHQQLLDGDPVLQRSVQLRNATIVPLGFIQISLLKRLRESRTNVTSGVIHSRYSKGELLRGALLTINGIAAGMRNTG encoded by the coding sequence ATGAATTACCTTTTATACTCTTTTACTCAGGCAGTGAACATCTACCCCGCCTCCGACTTATTTTTGCGCCATCGCCTGCAAGTCGTAGAGGAGTTGTGGGAGTCGGTTCTGCGCCAAGAGTGTGGTCAAAAGATGGTAGACTTGCTGCGGCAACTACAGGATTTGTGTTCCCCAGAGGGACAAGCAATCAACGACCAAGCTTCCTCTGTGTTCAAGTTGATAGAACAGCTCAATATCAACGAAACAATTCGAGCTGCTCGTGCTTTCGCTTTGTATTTTCAGTTGATTAACATCATAGAGCAGGACAACGAACAAAAACAGCAATTAATTCGTTATGAGGTAGAAACAGAGTCAACAACTCAAGAAACTCTACCAGATTTCATCTGTTCATCAAACCAAGAAGAAGCAGAAAATCCTGTTAACAGTGGACTTGGAGCAGACTTATTGACAAAAAGTTGGCAAGCAAACTCCAATAATAAACGAAAAGGAACTTTCGCCAGTTTGTTGCCTTATTTATTCAATTTAAACGTCCCACCACAGCAAATTCAACGTCTGATTGCACAGTTGGACGTGCAGCTTGTATTTACAGCTCACCCAACAGAAATTGTTCGGCATACAATCCGTGATAAACAACGGCGAGTGGTTAAACTGTTGCAACAGCTAGATGTAGTGGAAAAACGTTCTACAAACGGTAGTCCTTCGTGGGAAGTCGAGGAAGTACAAGAACAACTGCTCGAAGAAATTCGCCTGTGGTGGCGTACCGATGAACTACACCAGTTTAAACCCTCAGTACTCGATGAAGTAGATTATGCCTTGCACTACTTCCAAGAAGTTTTATTTGATAGTATTCCTCATTTGCACAAACGTTTAAAACACGCATTGTCTAGCACTTTTCCCTGGTTGGAACCTCCTGGGAAAAACTTCTGTAAGTTTGGCTCTTGGGTAGGAGCAGACAGAGATGGAAATCCATCTGTGACACCAGAAATTACCTGGCAAACAGCTTGCTATCAGCGCAACATTGTGCTAGAGAAATACATCAAGTCGGTGAGGCAGTTGATAAACTTGTTGAGTTTATCGCTCCATTGGAGTGATATATTACCAGACTTGCTGGAATCTTTGGAGTTGGAGCAGTCCCAACTGAGTGAAGTTTACGAGCAACTGGCCTTGCGCTTTCGACAAGAACCATATCGACTGAAGCTATCTTATGTGCTCAAGCGGCTGGAAAATACTCGCGATCGCAACCTAGCTCTGTACAAACGAGAACCCCTAAAGAATGAGAATATCCCAATTTACCATTCAGGAGCAGATTTTTTAGCAGAACTACGCTTGATTGAACACAACTTGACAGAAACAGGTTTGAGTTGTCGAGAATTGGAACATCTAATCTGTCAGGTAGAAATTTTTGGTTTTAACTTAACACATCTCGACATCCGCCAAGAATCAACCCGTCACTCTGATGCTTTAAACGAAATCTTGGAATACCTGGGAGTTTTAAAAGTCCCCTACGACGAACTATCAGAACAGGAGAGAACTGCTTGGCTAGTTGAAGAACTGCAAACACGTCGCCCGTTAATTCCAGCAGAACTGCCATTTTCCGAAAAAACGAACGATGTGATTCAAACTTTACGGATGGTGCGATCGCTCCAACAAGAGTTTGGTCATCATATTTGCCAAACTTACATTATCAGCATGTGTCGCCAAGTAAGCGACGTGTTGGAAGTGTTGCTACTGGCTAAAGAAGCTGGACTTTATGATCCGGGTACTGCTATTGGAAGCATTCAAGTTGTTCCCCTGTTTGAAACAGTAGAAGATTTGCAACGTTCCACAAGCGTTATGCGGGAACTGTTTACATTACCCTTGTACCGCGCTTTGCTAGCAGGAGGGTATAAAGCAGGGGAACAGGAAGCAGGGAGCAGGGAGCAGGGAGCAGGTGAGACAGCGCTGCGGGAGGGTTTCCAACGCCAGATACCTCTGTCGGGAAACCCTCCTTCAGTACTGGCTCCTCCGCAGGCGACTGCGAACCCGAAGGGGAAAGAAATAACTCCTTCATCTCCCCTAACGCCTAATTTGCAAGAAGTGATGCTGGGCTATTCCGACAGCAACAAAGATTCAGGTTTCTTAAGCAGTAACTGGGAAATCCACAAAGCTCAAAAAGCATTACAGAAAATTGCAGAAGAGTATGGTGTGAATTTGCGGATTTTTCATGGACGAGGTGGTTCTGTTGGACGCGGTGGTGGTCCATCTTATGAAGCTATTTTGGCTCAGCCCGGTCACAGTATCAATGGACGAATCAAAATTACCGAACAAGGAGAAGTTCTGGCTTCTAAATATTCCTTACCGGACTTAGCACTGTACAACCTAGAAACGATCAGCTCTGCTGTTATTCAAGCTAGCTTGCTGCGGACGGGGTTTGATGATATTCAACCTTGGAATGAAATTATGGAAGAACTAGCAGCGCGATCGCGTGTTCACTATCGCAACCTGATCTACGAACAACCTGATTTTATTGACTTCTTCCATCAAGTCACCCCCATTGAGGAAATTAGCCAGCTGCAAATTAGTTCTCGTCCAGCCCGTCGTCCATCTGGTAAAAAAGATTTGACTAGCTTACGGGCAATTCCTTGGGTTTTCAGCTGGACACAAACCCGATTCTTACTACCTTCTTGGTACGGTGTTGGTACAGCTTTGCAAGAATTCTTGAACGAAGAACCAGAAGAACATTTGAAGTTACTGCGTTATTTTTATATCAAGTGGCCCTTCTTCAAAATGGTGATTTCTAAAGCAGAAATGACCTTAGCTAAAGTAGACTTGCAAATGGCACAGCAATATGTTCAACAACTGTCTAACCCTGAAGACAAACCCCGTTTTGAGCAAGTTTTTGAACAAATTGCTAGTGAATACTATTTGACAAGGGGTTTGGTTTTGCAAATCACTGGTCATCAACAACTTTTGGATGGAGACCCCGTATTGCAGCGCTCAGTCCAGTTACGTAATGCTACAATTGTGCCCCTAGGTTTCATTCAAATTTCCTTGCTCAAACGCCTGCGCGAATCTCGAACAAATGTGACATCCGGAGTAATTCACTCTCGTTACAGTAAAGGCGAGTTGTTACGAGGAGCATTGTTAACTATCAACGGTATTGCCGCAGGCATGAGAAATACTGGTTGA
- a CDS encoding RNA-guided endonuclease InsQ/TnpB family protein gives MQRRLSRKQKRSKNYDKQRIKVARMHHTIDNTRKDFHFKQAHALCDAGDMIFIEDLDYSKMAKGILGKHMLDAGFGQFRTITKYVCWKRGKFFSCVDPRGTSQECPKCGALTNKDLSIRIHHCSSCGYTTDRDVASGQVIRNRGYASISTPGLSGKETACAADLPGAEVTQSRQVAKSGKEKTRKSSK, from the coding sequence GTGCAACGCAGATTATCTAGAAAGCAAAAACGGTCGAAGAACTACGACAAACAGCGTATTAAAGTTGCAAGAATGCATCACACGATAGACAACACTCGTAAAGACTTTCACTTTAAACAAGCTCACGCCCTTTGTGATGCCGGAGATATGATCTTCATCGAAGATCTGGATTATTCTAAGATGGCAAAAGGGATACTGGGAAAGCATATGCTTGACGCTGGCTTTGGACAGTTCCGAACTATCACTAAGTATGTGTGCTGGAAACGAGGAAAGTTTTTTAGCTGCGTTGATCCAAGGGGAACTTCTCAAGAGTGTCCAAAATGTGGTGCGCTTACAAACAAAGACTTGAGCATTAGAATACATCATTGTTCTAGCTGTGGATACACCACAGATAGAGATGTTGCTAGTGGTCAAGTCATTAGAAACCGAGGCTATGCCTCAATTAGTACGCCAGGGCTTAGCGGAAAGGAAACTGCCTGTGCAGCCGATCTACCGGGGGCTGAGGTCACTCAGTCTAGGCAAGTGGCGAAATCCGGTAAGGAAAAAACTAGGAAGTCCAGTAAGTGA
- a CDS encoding DUF4090 family protein, which produces MTAEINQQSQTTKGADAVDEAIASGIDFDGSPIPPTKLELYHKVMGLEGNRQRSGVSNTMRSRIVRIGAKHIPQEELNQQLTDAGFAALKEKEIAFFYGGK; this is translated from the coding sequence ATGACTGCTGAAATTAACCAACAAAGCCAAACAACTAAAGGTGCTGATGCAGTTGATGAAGCAATTGCAAGCGGAATAGATTTTGATGGTTCCCCTATTCCCCCCACGAAACTAGAACTTTATCACAAAGTCATGGGGCTAGAAGGAAACAGACAGCGCAGTGGTGTCAGCAACACGATGCGATCGCGCATTGTGCGAATTGGTGCAAAGCACATACCCCAAGAAGAACTCAACCAACAACTCACAGATGCTGGTTTTGCAGCGTTAAAAGAAAAAGAAATTGCCTTCTTCTACGGTGGGAAGTGA
- a CDS encoding cupin domain-containing protein: MAPGDVGVWHTHGSPAFAYVISGECIVDTRSGEPSITLPAGKAIMEPINVVGRARNPSLTELVLRSQ, encoded by the coding sequence ATAGCACCCGGAGACGTAGGTGTCTGGCATACACATGGTTCGCCTGCATTTGCTTACGTAATTAGCGGTGAGTGTATCGTTGATACTCGCTCAGGTGAGCCTTCAATTACATTACCTGCTGGCAAAGCCATTATGGAACCTATTAATGTTGTTGGGCGTGCTAGAAATCCTAGTTTAACAGAGTTAGTCCTAAGAAGCCAATAA